agggctgcaggcgcacaccacagcacctagatttttttttgtagaaaataaataagagaatcttgctatgttgcctagcctgatcttgaactcctgggctcaggcaatcctcccttcttagcctcccaaagtgtggagattacaggtgtgagccaccttgcttgGCCACAACTTCAATCatatttgaaatgtacaattcaaGTGATTTTACCACACTGACCACAGACTCCTGTTTAAGCCACACCAACAGAGTTCCatttcttgtgtgtttttttgagatggagtctcgctgtgcccaggctggagtgcaacagcgggagtgcaacagcgcaatcttggctcactgcaacctctgcctccccggttcaagcgattctcctgcctcagcctccggagtagttgggattacagcgcctgccaccatgcccggctaatttttgtatctttagtagagatggggtttcgccatgtgggccaggctggtgtcgaactctgacctcaggtgatccgcccacctccacctggcaaagtgctgggattacaggcgtgagctaccgcacccggcctttccatgttttaatgtttttgagacagaggctggtGGACAGTGGCTCACCACCAGCACAAGAGGCTACACAGGCACATGTCAATGGGTACCAGGTGGGGACAGGGAATGTCGTGAGCCCAAGGGCCCTGGCCAGCCCTACCCGCGCCCGCACGTGTAACCACATCTCCTGACTGCCCAAGAGAAACGCAGATTTTCATACTTTAACATAAAATTTCCTGACTTCGAAATGGTGGCAAATCattcaaaaattttgttttttgttttttagacggaggctcgctctgtcgcccaggatggagtgcagtggcgcgatctcggctcactgcaagctccgcctcccgggttcaccgccattctcctgcctcagcctcccaagtagctgggactacaagcgcctgccaccacgcccggctacttttttgtatttttagtagagatggggtttctctgtgttagccaagatggtctccatctcctgacctcaggattcgcccacctcgacctcccaaagtgctgggattacaagcgtgagccaccgcgcccggcctcaaaaaaCTTTTAAGCTCCTGTTGCATTGGTTATTAGGGTCGAGCCTGGGGAAAACCcctataggtgtgtgtgtgtctgtgttggggGTGTTCAGACCTAACAGTGCTAGGAACCAGGCGACCACAGCGCGGAAAACTTGAGAGGGAAATCCACCTGGCGCCAGACAAGAGGGTTGGGGAAGAGACAGAGTAGGGCCACTACAAAGTTAAAGACTTGTAGTGGAAAAAAAAGACTTGTAGTGGGTGAGGCTACACCTAGAGCGGGGGCGACGGGACTTCCGGAAATCAGAGCCGGCACACGTGACTTCTGTTTGCAGAAGCGGGATGTACCCTAGGCAGCCAATCGGGGAGCGCTGTCTCTGTCCAACCAATGAGAAGTCAGATTGCTGTGGcgccttccccctcctccctggtCCCGGAGCTTTGGGTACCCCGCGCGTTTTTTTCCCTGGAGCAGTTTTCGTTCCTCTGCTCGCCATGCCGTTCGTAGAGCTGGACACGAATTTGCCCGCCAACCGAGTGCCCGCGGGGCTGGAGAAACGACTCTGCGCCGCCGCTGCCTCCATCCTGGGCAAGCCTGCGGACGTGAGCGTGGGCCGGGAAGCACTGGGCGAGGGGAGGTTGGTGGGCCAGGGGTCCGGCCCAGTCCCTGCTCCGCCACCCCGACAGTGACCCCGAATCTTTCCCCAGGGACCACTCCCCCCTCCTTTCTACACACCAAGCTCTGACTTTCCATGCTCCACGATCCCGCGGCTCGCCCTCCGCACGTCTTGCCCTTATTGCCCTTCCCAGTCATGACCTGGACATGACCTTCAGGTCCATTCCTGTCCCCGCAAACACTGGCGCGTTTCCGCTTTCGCGCGCTCGGGTCGGGTCCCCAGAGGTAGCCCGGCCGGCCTCAGCTTCGGGTAAAACTTTTCATGTCCCCATCAGCGCGTGAACGTGACGGTGCGGCCAGGCCTGGCCATGGCGCTGAGCGGGTCCACCGAGCCCTGCGCCCAGCTGTCGGT
The Piliocolobus tephrosceles isolate RC106 chromosome 19, ASM277652v3, whole genome shotgun sequence genome window above contains:
- the DDT gene encoding D-dopachrome decarboxylase, which gives rise to MYPRQPIGERCLCPTNEKSDCCGAFPLLPGPGALGTPRVFFPGAVFVPLLAMPFVELDTNLPANRVPAGLEKRLCAAAASILGKPADRVNVTVRPGLAMALSGSTEPCAQLSVSSIGVVGTAEDNRSHSAHFFEFLTKELALGQDRIFIRFFPLESWQIGKLGTVVTFL